The following coding sequences lie in one Drosophila sulfurigaster albostrigata strain 15112-1811.04 chromosome 2R, ASM2355843v2, whole genome shotgun sequence genomic window:
- the LOC133839124 gene encoding fatty acid synthase, whose translation MANNMVLKKDKKYSRSRPDTDGDDIVISGMAGKFPNSKNISEYEYNLYNKVDMVDDDERRWRHFNPEIPKRSGKINGLEKFDATFFGVHFKQAHTMDPQTRILIETAYEAVIDAGINPKSLRGTKTGVYIGSCISESEKTWFYEKVSSGGFGITGCSRAMMANRISYCLGLEGPSFLLDTACSSSMYALDNAFSAIRNGEIDAAIIGGSNLLLHPFVTLQFARLGVLAPDGFCRPFDKDASGYTRSETINCLFLQRKRDAKRVYASVIYSKTNCDGYKPEGITYPSGKVQEKLLEEFYKEIDLTPNDLGYLEAHSTGTVVGDPEECKAIDSVLCSQRAEPLLVGSVKSNVGHSEAASGICSLVKACFAFETGLIAPNINFTEVKPSITALAEGRLIVVKDSTPLPKPYIGINSFGFGGANAHAILKAFPKSKTNFGLPEDDLPRILTWAGRTEDAINEIFNAIETKPLDAEFIGLLQNIQEEDVSGLVFRGYGVFTKNGVEPTKAVARDVQHYTGLKRPIVWVYSGMGSQWNEMGLSLMTIPRFRESVEVCHKTLLPMGLDLINIITSDDPAIYKNILNSFVGIAACQIGLTDVLRSLDLEPEYIIGHSVGELGCAYADGGLTAEQMILAAYYRGKVSVDAEKIKGSMAAVGIGYKTIKQMLPPTIAVACHNGADSCTISGPIEDVAQFVAELKAKDIFAKEVPCSNIAYHSHYIAQMGPPLLAYMKETIPNPKPRTSRWLSTSVPKSEWEQPERKICSAEYHTNNLLNSVLFEETFALLPKNALTIEIAPHGLLGAILKRSMPGGVHIPLTHRGNKNNALFFMTALGKLYQNGVMVPVSKLYPKVDFPVSRSTPSISSLIRWDHSEDWFVTKYENMKTKSSGERVFPINLASDNEEFMSGHVIDGKILVPATCYLQYVWETFSLMYHGPSYMDVPVEFEEVQFLRATNMSVNGEVELNVMIHYGTGHFEITEGGSLVVTGKIREIESPTIPEVYHFKQESDFPMVSKKDFYKELKLRGYHYNGAFRAVKSARSDGLYGQVEWNYNWVTFMDAMLQIQILGTDSRSLLLPTKIRKLRINGVHHFDLMTKMDPENRVFDVYVDHKYDRIVAGGIELTGLHASPVQRRRPPGIPVLEKYEFIPYLPAPELSLSNAARLCVQLALENIAVMKVKLVEVDTDGRDTVLGKFTEAIEDLPVITGEYMYLTDRKIEEIPAIHVENGKLSALSNYHFVVAGGICGELNEDVIQNAQKVLVDNGYLLIRERPTTNLANLKLPEQFRLITVIPLDNNEEVYLLLQKISKKLQIQPTVVKVSDNDSSFEWLNQVQSAISIKSHVVAYAFKEKLNGLVGLVNCLRKEPDGNLVTCFYIDDPRAPEFDLADPFYASQYSLGLAFNIYRNGTWGSLRHLQLPAVDELKPRVDHIYGNVMQRGDLSSLRWFEGPLAPEDCMIKIAYSSLNFRDVMLATGRLAVELYGSNRIDQSCVLGFEYSGINTRTGRRIMSMVVKGGVASYVEKPSKLIWDIPDHWSLQEAATVPVVYITVYYAFFMATDIRKGKSILIHAGTGGIGLAAIRVALAYNLEVFTTCSTPQKKQFLLDTFPQLKESNIGNSRDTSFERMIQRETDGKGVDFVLNSLSEDKLLASVRCLGQSGHFLEIGKFDMANDSKLGLGAFLKELTFHAVLADSLLVASDEDIWHLKNLIDLDIASGIIQPLPVTVFPAHEIEQAFRHLIGGKHIGKVIIKVRETPEAPETLPVRVLSQVYFKPHMSYVIPGGLGGFGMELADWMALRGARKLVLSSSRGISKDYQSYRIALWKTYGCDVVVNTADISTLEGCRHLLQDAAKLGPVGGIFNLAVALRDGIFANQTAEQFVESFSPKAVATNHLDVLSRQLCPHLEHFVVFSSVSCGRGNAGQTNYGMANSVMERIIEGRYRDGLPAKAIQWGAVGEVGLVADMAEDKIDMEIGGTLQQRISSCLQELDTLLTAKAAIVASMVVAEKRSGRSGNESIIDTVMNIMGIRDLKSVSLGTTLSEMGMDSLMAVEIKQTLERDFELVLTPQDLRALTFQKLQEYVEAREKDNTDAVKMIFASEGKLLGMDLLLRNLGDESHCDQIMFALKTNAAPSKQSVPPNIIIPGMEGTAGQAWYNIGSSLQSRANVLQLHQFAGLETVSEIGQQALEHVKAQLKPSDPFYLIGYSYGSFVALQLAALLENSGFRGHVMLIDGAPHFLKRLTNLHLGENFSDNDLYDLLFSSIVNQIFPEETKESAAVIFHKLDTPQEKMDLFMEYVDKQSAYSKDYSRTMVEAMFRRVKMAANFDLDSVKDLKSPITLVRPAEVSLQDIEEDYCVSQLTSGKVTLKVIEGNHTTMLDNPVLPQLINDFDPGLLDDKNFEEYIRDSKAVAVV comes from the exons ATGGCAAACAATATGGTCTTAAAGAAGGATAAGAAATACTCCAGATCCCGCCCCGATACGGATGGCGATGATATTGTCATTTCCGGAATGGCTGGCAAGTTTCCAAACTCGAAAAATATTTCCGAATACGAGTACAATCTCTACAACAAG GTGGATATGGTAGATGACGATGAGCGTCGCTGGCGCCACTTTAACCCAGAGATTCCCAAGCGTTCAGGTAAAATCAATGGACTGGAGAAGTTCGATGCCACCTTCTTCGGTGTGCACTTCAAGCAGGCGCATACAATGGATCCTCAGACCAGAATATTGATAGAGACTGCCTATGAGGCGGTCATCGATGCTGGCATCAATCCCAAGAGTCTGCGTGGCACCAAGACGGGCGTCTATATTGGATCTTGCATCTCAGAGTCGGAGAAGACCTGGTTCTATGAGAAGGTGTCATCAGGCGGCTTTGGCATCACTGGCTGCAGTCGTGCCATGATGGCCAACAGGATCTCATACTGTTTGGGATTGGAAGGACCTTCTTTCCTGCTGGACACCGCTTGCTCTAGTTCGATGTATGCCCTAGACAATGCATTCAGTGCGATTCGAAATGGCGAAATCGATGCAGCAATTATTGGAGGATCTAATCTATTACTTCATCCATTTGTAACGCTGCAATTTGCAAGACTTGGTGTCTTGGCTCCCGATGGCTTCTGCCGCCCCTTCGATAAGGATGCCAGTGGCTACACTCGATCGGAGACGATCAATTGTCTCTTCTTGCAGAGGAAGCGTGACGCCAAACGAGTTTACGCTAGCGTTATTTATTCAAAGACCAACTGTGATGGCTACAAGCCAGAAGGCATTACTTATCCCTCGGGCAAGGTTCAAGAGAAACTTCTAGAGGAATTTTACAAGGAAATCGATCTGACCCCCAATGATCTAGGCTACCTGGAAGCTCATAGCACTGGTACCGTCGTTGGTGATCCAGAGGAATGCAAGGCTATCGATAGCGTGCTCTGCAGTCAAAGAGCAGAGCCTCTTTTGGTAGGATCTGTCAAGTCGAATGTAGGACACTCGGAAGCTGCCTCAGGCATTTGTTCCCTGGTCAAGGCTTGCTTTGCCTTTGAAACCGGATTGATAGCGCCGAATATTAACTTTACCGAGGTTAAGCCATCAATTACCGCACTTGCCGAAGGCCGATTGATTGTGGTTAAGGACTCGACACCGTTGCCCAAGCCCTACATCGGCATAAACTCCTTCGGCTTTGGCGGCGCTAATGCTCACGCTATTCTGAAAGCATTTCCCAAGTCGAAGACAAACTTTGGCCTACCAGAGGATGATCTGCCCAGGATTCTGACTTGGGCTGGCAGAACCGAAGATGCCATCAACGAGATCTTTAATGCCATCGAAACAAAACCGCTGGATGCCGAGTTCATTGGGCTGCTGCAGAATATACAAGAGGAGGATGTGTCGGGATTGGTGTTTCGAGGCTATGGTGTCTTTACTAAGAACGGCGTGGAACCCACGAAGGCTGTGGCCCGCGATGTCCAGCATTACACTGGCCTAAAGCGTCCCATTGTCTGGGTGTACAGTGGAATGGGTTCGCAGTGGAACGAGATGGGCTTGTCCTTGATGACGATTCCCCGATTCCGGGAATCTGTTGAAGTTTGCCACAAGACTTTGTTGCCCATGGGATTGGATCTGATCAACATCATTACCTCAGATGATCCAGCCATTTACAAGAACATCCTTAACTCATTTGTGGGCATTGCTGCCTGCCAGATTGGCCTGACTGATGTCCTGCGCTCCCTTGACTTGGAACCCGAGTACATTATTGGTCATTCCGTGGGTGAATTGGGCTGTGCCTATGCTGATGGAGGTCTGACCGCTGAGCAAATGATCCTGGCTGCTTATTACCGTGGCAAAGTCAGTGTGGATGCGGAGAAGATCAAGGGATCGATGGCTGCTGTTGGCATTGGCTATAAGACAATCAAGCAGATGCTGCCCCCAACTATTGCGGTGGCCTGCCATAATGGCGCCGACTCCTGCACCATCTCGGGACCTATTGAGGATGTCGCCCAGTTTGTCGCCGAACTCAAGGCCAAGGACATCTTTGCCAAGGAAGTTCCATGCTCAAACATTGCCTATCACTCTCACTACATTGCTCAGATGGGCCCGCCATTGCTGGCTTACATGAAGGAAACCATTCCTAACCCGAAACCAAGGACTTCCAGATGGTTGAGCACCAGTGTACCCAAGAGCGAATGGGAGCAGCCCGAGCGGAAGATTTGCTCTGCCGAATACCACACGAATAATCTGCTGAATTCTGTGCTCTTTGAAGAGACCTTCGCTCTGCTGCCTAAGAATGCACTGACCATTGAAATAGCTCCTCATGGTCTGTTGGGTGCCATTCTCAAACGTTCCATGCCCGGTGGCGTGCACATTCCTCTGACGCATCGcggaaacaagaacaacgcaCTGTTCTTCATGACAGCGTTGGGCAA ACTCTATCAGAATGGCGTCATGGTGCCCGTGTCCAAGTTGTACCCCAAGGTCGACTTCCCAGTCTCACGTTCCACGCCAAGCATTAGTTCCCTTATCCGCTGGGATCACAGCGAGGACTGGTTTGTCACCAAGTATGAAAACATGAAGACTAAATCGAGTGGCGAACGCGTTTTCCCCATTAACCTCGCCAGCGACAACGAGGAGTTCATGAGCGGTCACGTCATTGATGGCAAGATCCTTGTACCCGCCACCTGCTACCTGCAGTATGTCTGGGAAACTTTCTCCTTGATGTATCACGGTCCCAGCTATATGGACGTGCCCGTCGAATTCGAGGAAGTGCAATTCCTGAGGGCTACCAACATGTCAGTGAACGGCGAGGTTGAACTAAACGTGATGATTCACTACGGCACAGGACACTTTGAG ATTACCGAAGGAGGTAGTTTGGTGGTTACAGGCAAGATCAGGGAGATTGAAAGCCCAACCATACCGGAAGTATATCACTTCAAGCAAGAATCGGACTTCCCAATGGTGTCCAAGAAGGACTTCTACAAAGAACTTAAGCTGCGTGGCTATCATTACAATGGTGCCTTCCGCGCTGTAAAGAGCGCACGCTCCGATGGACTCTACGGCCAAGTCGAATGGAACTACAACTGGGTAACTTTCATGGATGCAATGTTGCAGATCCAGATTCTGGGAACAGATTCCcgttcgttgctgttgcccacTAAGATTCGTAAGCTGCGCATTAATGGCGTGCATCACTTCGATCTGATGACCAAAATGGACCCCGAAAATCGTGTCTTTGATGTCTATGTTGATCACAAGTATGATCGCATTGTTGCTGGAGGCATTGAGCTGACTGGTCTCCATGCCAGCCCAGTACAAAGACGTCGTCCTCCTGGCATTCCAGTGCTGGAGAAATACGAATTCATTCCCTATCTACCAGCTCCAGAATTATCTCTATCGAATGCCGCTCGTCTCTGTGTGCAACTAGCTCTGGAGAACATTGCAGTAATGAAGGTCAAACTAGTGGAAGTGGACACTGATGGCAGAGACACTGTGTTAGGCAAGTTCACCGAGGCGATCGAAGATTTGCCAGTCATTACCGGCGAATACATGTACCTCACTGACAGAAAGATAGAGGAAATACCCGCCATTCACGTAGAGAACGGCAAATTGTCGGCACTCTCAAATTACCACTTTGTGGTAGCAGGTGGCATCTGCGGCGAACTCAATGAGGATGTGATTCAGAATGCCCAGAAGGTGCTGGTGGACAATGGCTACCTGTTGATCCGAGAACGTCCCACAACGAACCTTGCCAACCTGAAGTTGCCTGAGCAATTCCGTCTCATTACTGTGATTCCACTCGACAACAACGAGGAAGTctatttgctgctgcagaaAATCTCCAAGAAACTACAGATCCAACCAACCGTGGTCAAGGTATCCGACAATGATTCCAGCTTCGAGTGGCTCAATCAGGTGCAGTCTGCCATCAGCATAAAGAGCCATGTCGTTGCCTACGCCTTTAAGGAGAAGCTTAATGGATTGGTTGGTTTGGTCAACTGTCTACGCAAGGAGCCCGATGGTAATCTGGTTACGTGCTTCTACATCGATGATCCGCGTGCACCCGAGTTCGATCTCGCAGATCCATTCTATGCGTCGCAGTACTCACTGGGCTTGGCCTTCAACATCTATCGTAAT GGCACCTGGGGCAGTCTCAGACATCTACAGCTGCCAGCGGTCGACGAACTGAAGCCCAGAGTAGATCACATCTATGGCAACGTGATGCAGCGTGGCGATCTCTCCTCGCTGCGGTGGTTCGAGGGACCTTTAGCGCCCGAGGATTGCATGATAAAAATCGCCTACTCCTCGCTGAACTTTAGGGACGTGATGCTTGCCACTGGTCGTTTGGCTGTCGAGCTCTATGGCAGCAATCGTATTGATCAGAGTTGTGTGCTTGGCTTTGAATATTCGGGCATCAATACGCGAACAGGTCGACGCATCATGAGTATGGTGGTCAAGGGTGGTGTCGCTTCTTATGTGGAAAAACCGTCAAAGCTCATCTGGGACATTCCCGACCATTGGTCTCTGCAGGAGGCAGCCACCGTTCCCGTTGTCTACATCACAGTTTACTATGCCTTCTTTATGGCCACCGACATTCGCAAGGGAAAGAGCATTCTTATACACGCCGGAACCGGAGGAATCGGGTTGGCTGCAATTCGCGTGGCCTTAGCCTACAACCTGGAGGTGTTTACCACTTGCAGTACTCCACAGAAGAAGCAGTTCTTGCTCGACACCTTCCCTCAGCTTAAGG AGTCGAACATTGGCAATTCCCGTGACACTTCATTTGAGCGCATGATACAGCGAGAGACCGATGGCAAGGGAGTTGACTTTGTGCTGAACTCGCTCTCTGAGGACAAGCTGCTGGCATCTGTGCGGTGCTTGGGACAATCGGGCCACTTCCTCGAGATTGGCAAATTCGATATGGCTAACGACAGCAAACTCGGCTTGGGCGCCTTCCTCAAAGAGCTCACCTTCCACGCCGTCTTGGCCGACAGCCTTTTGGTGGCATCTGATGAAGACATTTGG CACTTGAAGAACCTCATTGACTTGGATATTGCCAGTGGCATCATCCAGCCGCTGCCAGTCACCGTCTTCCCTGCCCACGAAATCGAGCAAGCCTTCCGACACCTCATAGGTGGCAAGCACATTGGCAAGGTTATCATCAAGGTGCGCGAAACTCCCGAGGCTCCCGAGACACTTCCTGTGCGTGTACTCAGCCAAGTCTACTTCAAGCCACACATGAGTTACGTTATTCCCGGTGGACTGGGTGGTTTTGGCATGGAGCTGGCTGATTGGATGGCGCTGCGAGGTGCTCGCAAGCTGGTGCTTAGCTCCAGTCGTGGCATAAGCAAGGATTATCAGTCCTACCGAATTGC TCTTTGGAAGACCTATGGCTGCGATGTGGTGGTTAACACAGCTGACATTTCCACATTGGAAGGTTGTCGCCATCTGCTGCAAGATGCAGCCAAGCTGGGTCCAGTCGGTGGCATCTTCAACCTGGCTGTTGCTCTGCGAGACGGCATCTTTGCCAATCAAACTGCCGAGCAGTTCGTAGAGAGCTTCTCACCCAAAGCAGTGGCCACCAATCACTTGGATGTCTTATCTCGCCAACTGTGTCCGCACCTTGAACACTTTGTAGTCTTCTCCAGCGTGTCCTGCGGTCGCGGCAATGCTGGACAAACCAACTACGGCATGGCCAACTCTGTGATGGAGCGCATCATTGAGGGACGCTACAGGGATGGACTGCCAGCCAAGGCTATTCAATGGGGCGCTGTTGGTGAAGTTGGACTTGTGGCTGATATGGCAGAGGATAAGATTGACATGGAAATTGGAGGCACACTGCAGCAGCGCATCTCATCTTGCCTCCAGGAATTGGATACCTTGCTTACAGCCAAAGCAGCGATTGTGGCCAGCATGGTGGTTGCTGAGAAACGTTCGGGTCGCTCTGGAAACGAAAGTATTATCGATACAGTGATGAATATCATGGGCATTAGGGATCTCAAGTCGGTTTCCCTGGGCACTACCCTCTCCGAGATGGGCATGGACTCACTCATGGCTGTGGAGATAAAGCAAACTCTTGAACGCGACTTTGAGCTGGTACTCACACCTCAAGATCTGCGAGCACTCACCTTCCAGAAGCTGCAGGAATATGTCGAAGCCAGGGAGAAGGACAACACTGATGCCGTAAAGATGATATTCGCATCCGAGGGCAAGCTCTTGGGCATGGATCTGCTGCTACGCAATCTGGGCGATGAATCTCACTGTGATCAAATCATGTTTGCCCTCAAAACAAATGCGGCGCCTTCAAAGCAAAGTGTACCGCCCAACATAATCATTCCTGGTATGGAGGGCACAGCAGGTCAAGCCTGGTACAACATTGGCTCGAGCTTGCAGAGCAGAGCGAATGTGCTGCAATTGCATCAGTTTGCTGGCCTGGAAACAGTCAGCGAGATCGGACAGCAAGCTCTGGAG CACGTGAAAGCGCAGCTGAAGCCATCAGATCCCTTCTACCTCATTGGCTACTCATACGGATCCTTTGTGGCCCTGCAGCTCGCTGCACTCCTTGAGAACTCTGGCTTCCGTGGCCATGTCATGCTCATCGATGGTGCGCCGCATTTCCTTAAAAGACTAACAAATCTCCACCTGGGCGAGAACTTCTCAGACAACGATCTCTATGACCTGCTCTTCTCGAGCATTGTCAACCAAATCTTCCCCGAGGAGACCAAGGAGTCGGCAGCCGTCATCTTCCACAAGCTCGACACCCCACAGGAGAAGATGGATCTGTTCATGGAGTATGTGGACAAGCAGAGCGCCTACAGCAAGGATTACTCCCGCACCATGGTCGAGGCCATGTTCCGCAGAGTGAAAATGGCAGCCAACTTTGACTTGGACAGCGTAAAAGACCTGAAGTCACCTATTACCTTAGTGCGACCCGCAGAGGTCTCGTTGCAGGACATCGAGGAGGACTATTGCGTGTCGCAGCTAACATCGGGCAAGGTGACGCTCAAAGTGATCGAGGGCAATCACACAACCATGCTGGATAATCCCGTGCTGCCACAGCTGATCAATGACTTTGATCCTGGTCTGCTGGACGACAAGAACTTTGAAGAGTACATTCGAGACTCGAAGGCAGTCGCCGTGGTCTAA
- the LOC133835917 gene encoding phenoloxidase-activating factor 2 produces the protein MSPAIILTVALLAVVSAAPQQSSSILDRNIADIFNTDPSSATPTQISPAPTPAQTRNPGAGTGIGRVVTPDPIDASNPVIDFNSVSGKQANCNCVPYYMCDPSTNSITEDESFDGFGQIDIRFSDDDPVCPSSVDVCCAGNRTRDVVLNPTPVEKRPDQPKGCGIRNVGLDFTLTGATQNEAGFGEFPWTIALLHANNYSLFCGGSLIHPQVVLTAVHCVAPHAPGTFLVRAGEWDAQTTRERLPYQELRAQRIITHPQFKVRNVANDFALVILTEPFKLADHINVVCLPPQGATPAGGTTCYSTGWGKDVFGAAGKYSVIMKRVPLPVVDFNTCQTQFRGTRLGPKFALDRSFMCAGGQRGIDTCQGDGGAPLACPIGLASENRYQQSGIVAWGIGCNDAVPAAYANVATARSWIDQQMLANGFDTSTYTA, from the coding sequence ATGTCGCCTGCAATTATCTTGACTGTTGCTCTGCTGGCGGTTGTCAGTGCTGCACCACAGCAATCCTCATCGATCTTGGACCGCAACATTGCAGATATCTTCAACACAGACCCAAGCTCGGCAACGCCAACTCAGATCTCGCCAGCGCCGACGCCAGCGCAGACCAGAAACCCAGGCGCAGGAACTGGCATTGGCCGTGTAGTGACTCCCGACCCAATCGATGCCAGCAATCCGGTGATTGACTTCAACTCCGTCAGtggcaagcaagcaaattgCAACTGCGTGCCCTACTACATGTGCGATCCCTCGACGAACAGCATCACCGAGGACGAATCCTTCGACGGCTTTGGACAGATTGACATTCGCTTTAGCGACGACGATCCCGTATGTCCCTCCTCCGTCGATGTTTGCTGTGCCGGCAACCGCACTCGCGACGTAGTCTTGAATCCCACACCAGTCGAAAAGAGGCCGGATCAACCAAAAGGCTGCGGCATACGCAATGTGGGTTTGGACTTTACGCTGACGGGCGCCACACAGAACGAGGCTGGTTTCGGCGAGTTCCCCTGGACAATTGCCTTGCTGCATGCCAACAACTATAGTTTGTTCTGCGGTGGCTCCCTCATCCATCCACAGGTGGTGCTGACTGCAGTACATTGTGTGGCACCGCATGCTCCCGGCACTTTCCTGGTTCGCGCTGGCGAGTGGGATGCACAGACAACGAGGGAGCGATTGCCATACCAAGAGCTACGCGCACAACGCATCATCACACATCCGCAGTTCAAGGTGCGGAATGTGGCCAACGATTTTGCGCTCGTCATCTTGACAGAACCATTCAAGCTGGCGGATCACATTAATGTGGTTTGTCTGCCGCCCCAAGGAGCCACGCCCGCTGGTGGCACCACCTGCTACTCCACCGGCTGGGGCAAGGATGTGTTTGGCGCCGCCGGCAAGTACAGCGTCATCATGAAACGCGTGCCGCTGCCTGTGGTCGATTTCAATACCTGCCAGACGCAGTTCCGTGGCACTCGCCTCGGACCCAAGTTCGCCCTGGATCGCTCGTTCATGTGTGCGGGAGGCCAGCGAGGCATCGACACTTGCCAGGGCGACGGTGGCGCCCCACTCGCCTGCCCCATTGGCCTTGCCTCCGAGAATCGCTATCAGCAAAGCGGCATTGTTGCCTGGGGCATTGGCTGCAATGACGCAGTTCCTGCGGCCTATGCCAACGTTGCCACCGCTCGCAGCTGGATTGACCAGCAGATGTTGGCCAACGGCTTTGACACCAGCACCTACACGGCCTAA